A window from Pseudomonadales bacterium encodes these proteins:
- a CDS encoding sulfate ABC transporter ATP-binding protein, with amino-acid sequence MSIQVESLHKKFGDFTALDNVTLEFPSGELVALLGPSGCGKTTLLRIIAGLESPDSGSVAFFGEETTQLHVRERHVGFVFQHYALFRHMTVFDNVAFGLSVRPKKHRPDKATIVRRVHELLELVQLDWLADRYPHQLSGGQRQRIALARALAVEPRVLLLDEPFGALDAKVRKDLRRWLRTLHDELHITSIFVTHDQEEAMEVADRIVVLNKGRIEQTGTPDEIYNDPATPFVYDFIGHVNLFHSRVDHGWAHIGDYRVAAPEHHDIRDQAAVAYVRPHDIELSEQPSEGAMAARIVHVSTAGSVLRIELQSQHNSDLLHVELPRAQQRSLNLTVGAQVFARPTSSKVFLQG; translated from the coding sequence AATTCGGCGATTTCACTGCCCTCGACAATGTCACGTTGGAGTTCCCCAGTGGCGAATTGGTTGCACTGCTGGGCCCTTCCGGCTGTGGCAAGACCACCTTGCTGCGCATCATTGCCGGGCTGGAAAGCCCCGATTCGGGCAGTGTTGCGTTCTTTGGCGAAGAGACCACCCAGTTGCATGTGCGCGAACGTCATGTCGGTTTCGTGTTTCAGCACTATGCGCTGTTCCGACACATGACGGTCTTCGACAATGTGGCATTCGGTCTCAGTGTGCGTCCCAAAAAACATCGGCCGGACAAAGCCACCATTGTCAGACGGGTGCATGAGTTGCTCGAACTGGTCCAGCTCGACTGGCTGGCCGACCGCTATCCCCACCAACTGTCGGGCGGACAGCGCCAGCGCATTGCCCTGGCCCGCGCACTGGCGGTCGAGCCGAGGGTGCTCTTGCTGGATGAGCCCTTTGGCGCCCTGGATGCCAAGGTCCGCAAGGATCTGCGGCGCTGGCTGCGCACACTGCATGATGAGCTGCACATCACTTCGATTTTCGTCACCCATGACCAGGAAGAGGCGATGGAGGTGGCCGATCGGATCGTCGTGCTCAACAAGGGGCGCATCGAACAGACCGGCACACCGGACGAGATCTACAACGATCCGGCCACGCCATTCGTGTATGACTTCATTGGCCATGTGAATCTGTTCCACAGCCGTGTCGACCATGGCTGGGCGCACATTGGCGATTACAGAGTGGCGGCACCCGAGCATCACGACATTCGCGATCAGGCGGCGGTGGCCTATGTGCGGCCGCATGACATCGAACTCAGCGAACAGCCAAGCGAGGGCGCCATGGCGGCGCGGATCGTCCATGTCAGCACGGCCGGTTCGGTGCTGCGCATCGAATTGCAATCGCAGCACAACAGTGATCTGCTGCATGTTGAACTGCCGCGGGCCCAGCAGCGTTCGCTCAATCTGACCGTTGGCGCCCAAGTGTTTGCGCGCCCGACCAGTTCGAAAGTCTTCTTGCAGGGGTGA
- the katG gene encoding catalase/peroxidase HPI — protein MSNEPKCPFHGSRTTAAAQSNSNWWPKRLNLKILSQHSAKSDPMDAGFDYAAEFEKLDYAALKADLKALMTDSQDWWPADWGHYGGLFIRMAWHSAGTYRIADGRGGAGTGNQRFAPLNSWPDNGNLDKARRLLWPIKRKYGKRISWADLMILAGNVALESMGFKTFGFGGGREDIWEPEEDVYWGAEAEWLATSDKPNSRYSGNRELENPLAAVQMGLIYVNPEGPDGNPDPVASGRDVRETFARMAMNDEETVALVAGGHTFGKAHGAGDPKLVGAEPEGAAIEEMGLGWKNAFGTGKGADTTTSGIEGAWKPNPTRWDNGYFDMLFGYEWELTKSPAGAHQWTPKNCKPEHLIPDAHDPSKKHPPMMTTADLSLRFDPIYEPIARRFWQNPDQFADAFARAWFKLTHRDMGPRGRYLGPEVPSEVLIWQDPVPAGRRDYDVAAVKAKIAASGLGVSDLVATAWDSARTFRGSDKRGGANGARIRLAPQKDWEANEPARLARVLGVLEGIAAATGASVADVIVLGGNVGIEQAAKAAGSDITVPFAPGRGDATAEQTDVESFAVLEPAADGFRNYMKAGVTSPAEELLLDRAQLLTLTAPEMTVLVGGLRALGAVHGGSRHGVLTTRPGVLTNDFFVNLLDMGVEWKAAGAGLYEAHDRATGAVKWTGTRADLVFGSNAELRAIAEVYASDDAAGKFVRDFVAAWVKVMNADRFDLG, from the coding sequence ATGTCCAACGAGCCCAAATGCCCCTTCCACGGCAGCCGCACCACCGCGGCTGCGCAGTCCAACAGCAACTGGTGGCCGAAGCGGCTGAACCTGAAGATTCTCAGCCAGCACTCGGCCAAGTCCGACCCGATGGACGCCGGCTTCGACTACGCCGCCGAGTTCGAGAAGCTCGATTACGCGGCGCTGAAGGCCGATCTGAAGGCCCTGATGACCGACTCGCAGGACTGGTGGCCGGCCGACTGGGGCCACTACGGCGGCCTGTTCATCCGCATGGCCTGGCACAGCGCCGGCACCTACCGCATCGCCGACGGTCGCGGCGGCGCCGGCACCGGTAACCAGCGTTTCGCGCCGCTGAACAGCTGGCCGGACAACGGCAACCTCGACAAGGCGCGCCGGCTGCTGTGGCCGATCAAGCGCAAATACGGCAAGCGCATCTCCTGGGCCGACCTGATGATCCTGGCCGGCAACGTGGCGCTGGAGTCGATGGGCTTCAAGACCTTCGGTTTCGGCGGCGGCCGCGAGGACATCTGGGAACCCGAGGAGGACGTCTACTGGGGCGCCGAGGCCGAGTGGCTGGCCACCTCGGACAAACCGAACAGCCGCTATTCGGGCAATCGCGAGCTGGAAAACCCGCTCGCGGCGGTGCAGATGGGCCTGATCTACGTGAATCCGGAAGGCCCGGACGGCAACCCCGACCCGGTGGCCTCCGGCCGCGACGTGCGCGAGACCTTCGCCCGCATGGCGATGAACGACGAGGAGACCGTGGCGCTGGTGGCCGGCGGCCACACCTTCGGCAAGGCGCACGGCGCCGGTGATCCGAAGCTCGTCGGCGCCGAACCCGAAGGCGCGGCGATCGAAGAAATGGGCCTCGGCTGGAAAAACGCCTTTGGCACCGGCAAGGGCGCCGACACCACCACCAGCGGCATCGAGGGCGCCTGGAAGCCGAACCCGACGCGCTGGGACAACGGCTACTTCGACATGCTGTTCGGATACGAGTGGGAACTGACCAAGAGCCCGGCCGGTGCGCACCAGTGGACGCCGAAAAACTGCAAACCCGAGCACCTGATCCCGGACGCGCACGACCCGTCCAAGAAGCACCCGCCGATGATGACCACGGCGGATCTCTCCCTGCGCTTCGATCCGATCTACGAGCCAATCGCGCGCCGCTTCTGGCAGAACCCGGACCAGTTCGCCGACGCCTTCGCCCGCGCCTGGTTCAAGCTGACGCACCGCGACATGGGGCCGCGCGGGCGTTATCTCGGCCCCGAGGTGCCGAGCGAGGTGCTGATCTGGCAGGACCCGGTGCCGGCCGGTCGGCGCGACTACGACGTGGCGGCGGTGAAGGCCAAAATTGCCGCCAGCGGCCTTGGCGTGAGCGATCTGGTCGCCACTGCCTGGGACAGCGCGCGCACCTTCCGCGGTTCGGACAAGCGCGGCGGCGCCAACGGCGCGCGCATTCGCCTCGCGCCGCAGAAGGACTGGGAAGCCAACGAGCCGGCGCGGCTGGCCCGCGTGCTGGGCGTGCTCGAAGGTATTGCCGCCGCGACCGGCGCCAGCGTGGCGGACGTGATCGTGCTCGGTGGCAACGTCGGCATCGAGCAGGCGGCCAAGGCGGCCGGGTCCGACATCACGGTGCCGTTCGCGCCCGGTCGCGGCGACGCGACGGCCGAGCAGACGGATGTGGAGTCCTTCGCCGTGCTGGAGCCGGCCGCGGACGGCTTCCGCAATTACATGAAAGCAGGCGTCACAAGCCCGGCCGAGGAGCTGCTGCTCGACCGCGCGCAGTTGCTCACGCTCACTGCGCCGGAGATGACCGTGCTGGTCGGCGGCCTGCGCGCGCTCGGCGCCGTGCACGGTGGCTCGCGGCACGGTGTTCTCACCACCCGCCCCGGCGTGTTGACGAACGACTTCTTCGTCAACCTGCTCGACATGGGCGTGGAGTGGAAGGCGGCCGGCGCGGGGCTCTACGAGGCGCATGATCGAGCCACCGGCGCCGTCAAGTGGACCGGCACGCGGGCGGATCTGGTGTTCGGCTCGAACGCCGAGCTGCGCGCAATCGCCGAGGTCTACGCCAGCGACGACGCGGCCGGGAAGTTCGTCCGCGACTTCGTCGCCGCCTGGGTCAAGGTGATGAATGCCGACCGGTTCGATCTGGGCTGA
- a CDS encoding glucose 1-dehydrogenase codes for MTRLADKFALVTGGASGLGRAQSLTMAREGAAVAVTDLNIAGAEAVAAEIRAQGGRAIALPHDVADESSWQEVMGQTLNQFGRLSILVNNAGIAASVDAEEGSLADWRHLMSINLDGVFLGVKHGIRALKQSGGGSIINISSIMGLIGSPGSGAYNASKGGVRLLTKSAALYCAKAGYGIRVNSVHPGFIDTPMIQRIMQGPQAEAARQNLIALHPIGRLGVPQDIANGVLFLASDESAFVTGSELVIDGGYTAQ; via the coding sequence ATGACGCGACTCGCAGACAAGTTCGCACTGGTGACCGGCGGGGCCTCGGGCCTGGGGCGGGCCCAATCCCTGACCATGGCGCGCGAAGGCGCCGCCGTTGCCGTCACCGACCTCAACATCGCCGGCGCCGAGGCGGTCGCGGCCGAGATTCGTGCGCAGGGTGGCCGCGCCATTGCCCTGCCGCACGATGTGGCCGACGAGTCGAGCTGGCAGGAGGTGATGGGACAGACGCTGAATCAGTTCGGCCGGCTCAGCATCCTGGTCAACAACGCCGGCATTGCCGCCAGCGTCGATGCCGAAGAAGGCAGCCTGGCCGACTGGCGCCATCTGATGAGCATCAACCTCGACGGGGTCTTTCTCGGCGTCAAGCATGGCATCCGTGCGCTGAAGCAGAGCGGGGGCGGCTCGATCATCAATATCTCCTCGATCATGGGGCTGATCGGCTCACCCGGCAGTGGCGCCTACAATGCCAGCAAGGGCGGGGTGCGGCTGCTGACAAAATCGGCGGCGCTCTACTGTGCCAAGGCGGGATATGGCATCCGCGTCAATTCGGTCCATCCGGGCTTCATCGACACGCCGATGATCCAGCGCATCATGCAGGGGCCGCAGGCCGAGGCCGCCCGGCAGAACCTGATTGCACTGCACCCGATCGGCCGGCTCGGGGTGCCGCAGGACATCGCCAATGGCGTGCTCTTCCTCGCCTCGGATGAGTCGGCCTTCGTCACCGGCTCCGAACTGGTGATCGATGGCGGCTACACCGCCCAGTAA
- a CDS encoding MBL fold metallo-hydrolase, whose translation MEVWKIGAATITRVVDLVSRIPATALVPDATLENLAPLMHWLKPHFLNDDGTFALSIHTFLIESCGARILVDTCIGNHKPRGLPDWNMREGRYLEELASLGAPRESIDRVLCTHLHVDHVGWNTMKSGTQWLPTFPNARYLIGEAEWGYWQNEEDPFGKEARADSILPIFAAGLVDLVDANHRINDEVCLIPTPGHTPGHVSVMVTSQGARAVITGDMLHHPLQVARPQWRDIADVDPDQARATRHEFLNRFSDGATLVLGTHFATPTAGRIVRDGDSYRFEV comes from the coding sequence ATGGAAGTCTGGAAAATCGGCGCGGCAACCATCACCCGGGTGGTCGATCTGGTCAGCCGCATTCCGGCCACCGCGCTGGTGCCCGATGCCACGCTGGAGAATCTGGCGCCACTGATGCACTGGCTCAAGCCGCACTTTCTCAACGATGACGGCACCTTTGCGCTCAGCATCCACACCTTTCTGATCGAGTCGTGCGGTGCCCGCATTCTGGTCGACACCTGCATAGGCAACCACAAACCGCGTGGATTGCCGGACTGGAACATGCGCGAGGGGCGATATCTCGAAGAGCTGGCCAGCCTCGGCGCGCCGCGCGAGTCGATCGACCGGGTGCTCTGCACCCACCTGCATGTCGACCATGTCGGCTGGAACACCATGAAGTCAGGAACGCAGTGGTTGCCCACCTTTCCCAATGCCCGCTATCTGATCGGCGAGGCGGAGTGGGGCTACTGGCAAAACGAAGAGGATCCCTTCGGCAAGGAGGCCCGTGCCGACTCCATCCTGCCGATCTTCGCTGCCGGCCTGGTCGATCTGGTCGATGCCAATCACCGCATCAACGACGAGGTCTGCCTGATTCCCACCCCGGGTCACACGCCGGGCCATGTCAGTGTCATGGTCACGTCACAGGGTGCACGGGCGGTCATCACCGGCGACATGCTGCACCATCCGCTGCAGGTGGCACGACCGCAGTGGCGTGACATCGCCGATGTCGACCCCGATCAGGCGCGAGCGACCCGCCATGAGTTTCTCAACCGCTTCAGCGATGGCGCCACCCTGGTGCTGGGCACCCACTTCGCCACGCCGACCGCCGGGCGCATCGTGCGCGATGGCGACAGCTACCGCTTCGAGGTGTGA
- a CDS encoding PhzF family phenazine biosynthesis protein, which translates to MELAFHTTDVFTNHPFGGAQVAVFPVADGLEPEQMQQIASEMNLSETLFVLSTDTPQQRRVRIFTPDREVDFAGHTVLAAGHVLGSIGAIPLQEGDTRLDLLHNFGPVEVHLTVSQSQPNFVQFTHTVHPVVDRFVPTDEELAAILSLERRAIGLDKFRPLLVSCDHPYLIVPLRSLDALQQARFNHGAWAESLAPSMLAQQILLFCRQTESSEANFHARLVGPQVGPHDDPPVGAALPAFAAYLAEQPSTRQGTYTFTVERGFDATRKSLLHAEMDKKPGKGLKLRVGGSVVSVTSGTLHLPG; encoded by the coding sequence ATGGAGCTGGCCTTTCACACCACCGATGTCTTTACCAACCACCCCTTTGGCGGCGCCCAGGTGGCGGTCTTTCCGGTTGCGGATGGTCTGGAACCTGAGCAGATGCAGCAGATCGCCAGTGAGATGAACCTGTCGGAAACGCTGTTCGTGCTCTCGACCGACACCCCCCAGCAGCGGCGGGTGCGCATTTTCACACCGGACCGTGAGGTCGATTTCGCCGGCCACACGGTGCTGGCCGCTGGCCATGTGCTGGGCTCCATCGGCGCCATCCCGTTGCAGGAGGGCGACACCCGGCTCGATCTGCTACACAACTTCGGTCCGGTGGAGGTGCACCTCACCGTCAGTCAGAGCCAGCCCAACTTCGTGCAGTTCACCCATACGGTGCATCCGGTGGTCGACCGCTTCGTTCCGACCGATGAAGAGCTGGCGGCGATCCTCTCGCTCGAGCGCCGCGCCATCGGCTTGGACAAGTTCCGGCCGCTGCTGGTCTCCTGTGACCATCCCTATCTGATCGTGCCGCTGCGCTCACTGGATGCACTGCAGCAGGCCCGCTTCAACCACGGCGCCTGGGCCGAATCGCTCGCCCCCTCGATGCTGGCCCAGCAGATCCTGCTGTTCTGCCGCCAGACCGAAAGCAGCGAGGCCAACTTCCATGCCCGGCTGGTGGGACCGCAGGTCGGCCCCCACGACGACCCGCCGGTCGGGGCGGCACTGCCCGCCTTTGCCGCCTACCTGGCCGAACAGCCCAGCACGCGCCAAGGCACCTACACCTTTACCGTCGAGCGTGGCTTCGACGCCACCCGCAAGAGCCTGCTCCATGCCGAGATGGACAAAAAGCCCGGCAAGGGGCTGAAGCTGCGGGTCGGCGGCAGCGTGGTTTCGGTGACGTCGGGCACGCTGCATCTGCCCGGGTAG
- a CDS encoding FAD-binding oxidoreductase, producing the protein MQHPRLSADLQAQLVAVVGAEHLLLDEQIHGYLADTLGSRRQLLGVVRPASTGQVQAVVRLAGDHGLPLYPISSGRNWGYGSALPVTDGCLLVDLSRMKRILHLDPDLALLTVEPGVTQGDLWRHLQQQPRRFLVPVTGAGPDCSLIGNALERGYGITPVADHCAAIQSLEAVLPDGTLYRGALATLGHDEIEGCFKWGIGPHLDGLFNQSNLGIVTRMTFQLVPEPQSMLALYFWLDDDQKLAAAVQAIQQLLHRLPGLLGGVNLMNSRRLLSMMEPYPHEQIAPGGIMSDALVQQLARRNRVSAWMGFGALYGEKPLLRAARKVIARQLKGVASRTLFLAPSTIHRLLPWTQRLPGAPGRHLAGLVETLDRSLRVVAGEPSEIALPLAYWRSRQPLPAGDYHPARDGCGLIWYAPLVPMRPEAVARYREMVERICPEHGIEPLITFTSISPRCFDSTVPILFDRSDAVATARARACYDALLAAGRQQGFFPYRLHVDAMSALIDADTPHWRMALKIKQALDPRGIIAPGRYAPLGESDS; encoded by the coding sequence ATGCAACACCCTCGGCTCAGCGCCGATTTGCAGGCGCAACTGGTCGCCGTCGTGGGTGCGGAACATCTGCTGCTCGACGAACAGATCCACGGCTATCTGGCCGACACTCTGGGCAGCAGGCGCCAACTGCTGGGAGTGGTGCGACCGGCTTCGACCGGGCAGGTGCAGGCGGTGGTGCGGCTGGCCGGTGACCATGGTCTGCCGCTCTACCCGATCAGCAGCGGACGCAACTGGGGCTACGGCAGCGCGCTGCCGGTGACCGACGGCTGCCTGCTGGTCGATCTGTCGCGCATGAAGCGGATTCTGCATCTCGACCCCGATCTGGCGCTGCTGACCGTCGAACCGGGGGTGACCCAGGGCGATCTGTGGCGCCATCTGCAACAGCAGCCACGGCGCTTTCTGGTGCCGGTGACCGGCGCCGGGCCCGATTGCAGCCTGATCGGAAACGCGCTGGAGCGCGGCTATGGCATCACCCCGGTGGCCGACCACTGTGCCGCGATCCAGTCGCTCGAAGCGGTGCTGCCCGATGGCACCCTCTACCGAGGGGCGCTGGCCACGCTCGGCCATGACGAGATCGAGGGCTGCTTCAAATGGGGTATCGGTCCCCACCTCGATGGACTCTTCAACCAGAGCAACCTCGGCATCGTCACCCGGATGACCTTTCAACTGGTGCCCGAACCGCAGTCGATGTTGGCGCTCTACTTCTGGCTCGATGACGACCAGAAGCTGGCGGCAGCGGTGCAGGCGATCCAGCAGCTGCTGCACCGGCTGCCGGGTCTGCTCGGCGGCGTCAACCTGATGAACAGCCGGCGGCTGCTGTCGATGATGGAGCCCTATCCGCACGAACAAATTGCGCCCGGCGGCATCATGTCCGATGCATTGGTGCAACAACTGGCGCGGCGAAACCGGGTGTCGGCCTGGATGGGTTTTGGGGCGCTTTACGGCGAGAAGCCGCTGCTGCGGGCCGCCCGCAAGGTGATTGCCCGCCAGTTGAAGGGGGTGGCGAGCCGGACACTGTTCCTGGCCCCCTCGACCATCCACCGGCTGCTGCCGTGGACCCAGCGGCTGCCCGGTGCGCCGGGGCGTCATCTGGCCGGTCTGGTCGAGACGCTCGACCGCAGCCTGCGGGTGGTGGCCGGCGAACCGAGCGAGATCGCCCTGCCACTGGCCTACTGGCGCAGCCGGCAGCCGCTGCCGGCGGGTGACTACCACCCGGCCCGCGATGGCTGTGGCTTGATCTGGTACGCGCCGCTGGTGCCGATGCGGCCGGAGGCGGTGGCGCGCTATCGGGAGATGGTCGAACGCATCTGCCCCGAACATGGCATCGAGCCGCTGATCACCTTTACGTCGATCTCGCCGCGCTGCTTCGACAGCACGGTGCCGATCCTGTTCGACCGCAGCGATGCGGTGGCGACCGCCCGCGCCCGCGCCTGCTACGACGCCCTGCTGGCGGCTGGACGTCAGCAGGGTTTCTTTCCCTATCGGCTGCATGTCGATGCGATGTCGGCGTTGATCGATGCCGACACCCCGCACTGGCGGATGGCGCTGAAGATCAAACAGGCGCTCGATCCGCGTGGGATCATCGCGCCGGGCCGTTACGCGCCGCTCGGCGAATCCGACTCCTGA
- a CDS encoding MMPL family transporter, with translation MNINLTRKILQHRTFSIVSMLLLIVFGSYGIRFLSLTVDYREYFSATDPQLAAYNRIQADYSNNDNILIAIRARQGDLFNRPLLALIEALTTAGWSLPYSHRVDSITNFQYSRAEGDELVVEPLFAHLDRMNEATIAQRRQVALQEPRLRGLLLATDAQATAVNISFTLPHQDDLAETAAAVGATRALVERFARQHPDVEFHLGGQLITNQAFPEATSQDTTRLFPLVLLVMTLMIALAIPHLWSVLLVVLLMLFSVTVALGTVGWFGVRLTPDSIAGSAMIMPIAIANAVHLLLAYFHRLQKGVQPLEAMAQSITANFMPMFLTAFTTVVGFLAVNFSDSPPYRLMSNIVAIGQTVTFILTFLLLAPVATFMQRRVEIRSVQDRLDPLMCWLSRCTTRHQKALLLFMGISTVLAIPLTMANRVSDNPLDWFSEQVPFRQDVDWINRHLSGVTFIDYPLAAGGDMGITEPAFLQKLDAFTHWLRSQPRVRHVASISDTFKQLNQEMNQGETAHYRIPESRELASQYLLLYEMSLPFGLDLTNQLNFDKSSTRVSVALDKLSTVETIAFDQQVQQWMQANLPPQMRSQGSGLSVMLAHMTDRNTRYMLYGAVVAKLLMALTLLLAFRSWKISLVGLVPNMVPAFYAFAIWWFCVAEVGLALSMVLSMTFGIIVDNTIHLIDKYDQARRTQGHAHAEATLYSYREAGPGVVVSSLSLCCGFAVLMVSDFTQNAQLGLMTTLIMLLALGTNLLFLPPLLACFTPARWRHLQSAQPASGMQGQESDSPSGA, from the coding sequence ATGAACATCAACCTCACCAGGAAAATTCTTCAGCACCGCACCTTTTCCATCGTCTCGATGCTGCTGCTGATCGTGTTTGGCAGCTACGGCATCCGCTTTCTCAGTCTCACGGTCGACTACCGCGAATACTTTTCCGCCACCGATCCGCAACTGGCCGCCTACAACAGGATTCAGGCCGACTATTCGAACAATGACAACATCCTGATCGCGATTCGGGCCAGGCAGGGCGATCTGTTCAACCGGCCACTGCTGGCGCTGATCGAGGCACTGACCACCGCCGGCTGGAGCCTGCCCTACAGCCACCGCGTCGACTCGATCACCAACTTCCAGTACAGCCGGGCCGAAGGCGATGAGCTGGTGGTGGAGCCGCTCTTCGCCCACCTCGACCGGATGAATGAGGCCACCATTGCCCAGCGGCGGCAGGTCGCGCTGCAGGAGCCGCGGCTGCGTGGCCTGCTGCTGGCAACCGATGCGCAGGCGACCGCGGTCAACATCTCCTTCACGCTGCCACACCAGGATGACCTGGCCGAGACCGCCGCGGCGGTGGGTGCAACCCGCGCACTGGTCGAGCGCTTCGCGCGCCAGCATCCCGATGTCGAATTCCATCTCGGCGGGCAGCTGATCACCAATCAGGCCTTTCCGGAGGCGACCTCGCAGGACACCACCCGGCTGTTTCCGCTGGTGCTGCTGGTGATGACACTGATGATCGCCCTGGCCATTCCACACCTGTGGTCGGTGCTGCTGGTGGTGCTGCTGATGCTCTTTTCGGTGACGGTCGCGCTCGGCACCGTCGGCTGGTTCGGGGTCAGATTGACGCCTGACAGCATCGCCGGCTCGGCGATGATCATGCCGATCGCCATTGCCAATGCGGTCCACCTGCTGCTGGCCTATTTTCACCGCCTGCAAAAGGGCGTGCAGCCGCTCGAGGCGATGGCGCAGAGCATCACCGCCAACTTCATGCCGATGTTCCTCACCGCCTTCACCACGGTGGTCGGTTTTCTGGCCGTCAACTTCAGCGACTCGCCACCCTATCGGCTGATGAGCAACATCGTCGCCATCGGTCAGACCGTGACCTTCATCCTCACCTTCCTGCTGCTGGCGCCGGTCGCCACCTTCATGCAGCGCCGCGTGGAGATCCGCAGCGTGCAGGATCGGCTCGACCCACTGATGTGCTGGCTGAGCCGCTGTACCACCCGGCACCAGAAGGCACTGCTGCTGTTCATGGGGATTTCGACAGTGCTGGCCATTCCATTGACGATGGCCAACCGGGTCAGTGACAACCCGCTCGACTGGTTCTCCGAACAGGTGCCATTCCGCCAGGATGTCGACTGGATCAACCGGCACCTCTCCGGTGTCACCTTCATCGACTACCCGCTCGCCGCAGGGGGTGACATGGGCATCACCGAACCGGCGTTTCTGCAGAAGCTGGATGCCTTCACCCACTGGCTGCGCAGCCAGCCACGGGTGCGGCACGTGGCCAGCATCAGCGACACCTTCAAGCAGCTGAATCAGGAGATGAACCAGGGCGAGACCGCCCACTACCGCATTCCCGAAAGCCGCGAATTGGCCAGCCAATATCTGCTGCTGTATGAGATGTCGTTGCCATTCGGGCTCGATCTGACCAACCAGCTCAATTTCGACAAGTCGAGCACCCGGGTCAGCGTGGCGCTCGACAAGCTCTCCACCGTCGAGACCATCGCCTTCGACCAGCAGGTGCAGCAGTGGATGCAGGCCAACCTGCCGCCGCAGATGCGCTCTCAAGGCTCGGGGCTGTCGGTGATGCTGGCGCACATGACCGACCGCAACACCCGCTATATGCTCTATGGTGCCGTCGTCGCCAAGCTGCTGATGGCGCTGACGCTGCTGCTGGCCTTCAGGTCATGGAAGATCAGCCTTGTCGGCCTGGTGCCCAACATGGTGCCGGCCTTCTATGCCTTTGCGATCTGGTGGTTCTGTGTGGCCGAGGTGGGGCTGGCGCTGTCGATGGTGCTGTCGATGACCTTCGGCATCATCGTCGACAACACCATCCATCTGATCGACAAATATGACCAGGCACGCCGGACGCAGGGTCATGCCCATGCCGAGGCAACCCTCTACAGCTATCGCGAAGCCGGTCCCGGGGTGGTGGTGTCGAGCCTGTCGCTCTGCTGCGGCTTTGCGGTGCTGATGGTCTCCGACTTCACCCAGAATGCCCAGCTCGGGCTGATGACGACGCTGATCATGCTGCTGGCACTCGGCACCAATCTGCTGTTTCTGCCGCCGCTGCTGGCCTGTTTCACGCCGGCACGCTGGCGACATCTGCAAAGCGCTCAGCCAGCATCGGGGATGCAAGGTCAGGAGTCGGATTCGCCGAGCGGCGCGTAA